The Spirosoma radiotolerans genome has a window encoding:
- the secE gene encoding preprotein translocase subunit SecE encodes MDKFISFLKASWEEVQHNVTWPKFSDLQSSSTLVLVASLIFALLVGLIDLVFENGLNAFYQSF; translated from the coding sequence ATGGACAAGTTTATCTCGTTTCTGAAAGCCTCCTGGGAGGAAGTTCAGCACAACGTGACTTGGCCCAAATTCAGCGATCTGCAATCCAGTTCAACGCTGGTACTGGTAGCATCGCTGATTTTTGCGCTATTAGTCGGTCTAATCGATTTAGTATTTGAGAACGGACTGAACGCATTTTATCAGTCATTCTAA
- the tuf gene encoding elongation factor Tu: MAKENFDRSKPHVNIGTIGHVDHGKTTLTAAITKVLAEKGLAAVRDFSSIDNAPEEKERGITINTSHVEYSTANRHYAHVDCPGHADYVKNMVTGAAQMDGAILVVAATDGPMPQTREHILLARQVGVPQLVVFMNKVDMVDDPELLELVEMEIRELLSFYNFDGDNIPVIQGSALGGLNGDAKWVGTIEELMQSVDDFIPLPPRMTDLPFLMPVEDVFSITGRGTVATGRIERGIINSGEQVEILGMGAENLKSVVTGVEMFRKILDRGEAGDNVGLLLRGIEKTDIRRGMVICKPGSVTPHLKFKAEVYVLSKEEGGRHTPFFNKYRPQFYFRTTDVTGEITLPANVEMVMPGDNITIEVSLINKIAMEKGLRFAIREGGRTVGAGQVTEILD; this comes from the coding sequence ATGGCAAAAGAGAATTTTGACCGCTCGAAACCGCACGTAAACATCGGTACGATTGGTCACGTTGACCACGGTAAAACGACGCTGACGGCTGCCATTACGAAAGTGCTGGCCGAAAAGGGTCTAGCAGCGGTACGGGACTTTTCATCGATCGACAACGCTCCGGAAGAAAAAGAGCGTGGTATCACCATCAATACATCGCACGTTGAATATTCAACGGCAAACCGTCACTATGCACACGTTGACTGCCCAGGTCACGCTGACTATGTGAAAAACATGGTAACTGGTGCTGCTCAAATGGACGGAGCTATCCTCGTGGTAGCGGCAACAGACGGACCAATGCCCCAAACGCGTGAGCACATCCTGCTTGCTCGTCAGGTAGGTGTTCCTCAACTCGTTGTGTTCATGAACAAAGTGGACATGGTTGACGATCCAGAACTTCTCGAACTCGTTGAAATGGAAATTCGCGAGCTGTTGAGCTTCTACAACTTTGACGGTGACAATATCCCTGTTATTCAAGGTTCGGCTCTTGGTGGCCTGAACGGCGATGCTAAATGGGTTGGTACCATCGAAGAGCTGATGCAGAGTGTGGATGATTTCATTCCCCTGCCCCCTCGTATGACTGATCTGCCATTCCTTATGCCTGTAGAGGACGTATTCTCGATCACTGGTCGTGGTACAGTTGCTACTGGTCGTATCGAACGGGGTATCATTAACTCGGGTGAGCAAGTTGAAATCCTGGGTATGGGTGCTGAAAACCTGAAATCTGTTGTAACGGGTGTTGAAATGTTCCGGAAAATCCTGGACCGTGGTGAGGCTGGTGACAACGTAGGTCTTCTGCTCCGTGGTATTGAAAAAACCGATATCCGCCGTGGTATGGTTATTTGTAAGCCAGGTTCAGTAACTCCCCACCTGAAGTTCAAAGCTGAGGTTTATGTATTGTCGAAAGAAGAAGGTGGTCGTCACACGCCTTTCTTTAACAAGTACCGCCCACAGTTTTACTTCCGCACCACCGACGTAACGGGCGAAATTACATTGCCTGCTAACGTTGAGATGGTAATGCCCGGTGATAACATTACGATTGAAGTAAGTCTGATCAATAAGATTGCTATGGAAAAAGGTCTTCGCTTCGCTATTCGTGAAGGTGGCCGTACCGTAGGCGCTGGTCAGGTAACGGAAATCCTCGACTAA
- a CDS encoding M13 family metallopeptidase, which translates to MTKRVTFLLAIAATVGIIAAVPQKFIDPQNMDLSVKPGDNFYQYANGSWLKKNAIPASKTSWGSFNELREKSLDAMKSLLEEASKTTTKGRLYQMVGDYYVSGMDSATIEQRGFDPIKPDLARIEKVNNKAAFLDELAYQRTQSNGMLFGFFVGQDRKNVTKYLPQFSQGGTTLPDRDYYLKSDARSLKIRNAYHDNLTKMFALIGEEPTQAAQDADVIMRVETALAKAQMPRVDLRDPYKTYNKLTVSGFSKLTPSINWADQLTKYGAKGQDTILVQSPAFFRSLDSLVTATPIEELRTYMRWNILKGSAPYLSDAFVKQNFAFSRVLTGQKEQTPRWQRISSLIDGSLGDLLGQLYVQKYFKPEAKQRMLTLVDNLEASYKEHIKNLDWMSEDTKRKALTKLLSFRRKIGYPDKWKNYEGVVIDRTDYYGNVKSAGKWSYNYMINRLGKPVDKTEWGMTPPTVNAYYNPVNNEIAFPAAILQFPFFDFNADDAINYGGIGAVIGHEMTHGFDDSGRQYDADGTLRDWWTKADADNFKKRADQVKEQFFGFKVLDSIKVNGQLTLGENLADLGGLAIAYDAFKKTAQGKSSGKKSLIDGFSPDQRFFLSWAQVWRINVLPETEAQLIMTDPHAPGLYRCNGPLSNINAWYQAFNVQPGDKMYKKPEDRIKVW; encoded by the coding sequence ATGACGAAACGAGTAACTTTTCTTCTTGCAATAGCTGCCACTGTCGGCATTATAGCGGCAGTTCCCCAGAAGTTCATCGATCCCCAAAATATGGATTTATCGGTGAAGCCGGGTGATAATTTTTATCAGTATGCTAACGGAAGCTGGCTAAAAAAAAATGCTATCCCTGCGTCTAAAACGTCGTGGGGAAGCTTCAATGAATTACGTGAGAAGAGCCTCGATGCCATGAAGTCGTTGCTGGAAGAAGCCTCGAAGACGACAACAAAAGGACGTTTATATCAGATGGTGGGTGATTACTATGTTAGCGGTATGGACAGCGCCACCATTGAACAGCGTGGTTTCGATCCCATCAAGCCCGATCTTGCCCGCATCGAAAAAGTTAATAATAAAGCAGCTTTTCTCGATGAGTTAGCCTACCAACGGACGCAAAGCAACGGGATGCTGTTTGGCTTTTTTGTTGGCCAGGACCGCAAAAACGTTACCAAATACTTGCCTCAGTTTAGTCAGGGTGGCACCACACTTCCGGACCGGGATTATTACCTGAAAAGTGATGCCCGCAGCCTGAAGATTCGCAATGCGTATCATGATAACCTGACCAAAATGTTTGCCCTGATTGGCGAAGAGCCAACCCAAGCTGCTCAGGATGCAGATGTGATTATGCGCGTTGAAACGGCGTTAGCGAAAGCACAAATGCCGCGTGTCGATCTTCGTGATCCGTATAAAACCTATAATAAATTAACCGTTAGCGGTTTTTCTAAATTGACACCGAGCATTAACTGGGCTGATCAATTGACAAAATACGGCGCTAAAGGGCAGGATACGATTTTAGTACAGAGCCCTGCGTTTTTTCGGTCGCTTGATAGTCTGGTAACAGCCACGCCCATTGAGGAACTGCGGACCTATATGCGCTGGAATATTCTAAAGGGATCGGCTCCTTACCTGAGTGATGCGTTTGTGAAACAAAACTTCGCGTTCTCGCGTGTACTGACTGGCCAAAAGGAACAAACACCCCGCTGGCAGCGCATTAGCAGCCTGATTGATGGTTCATTGGGTGATTTACTGGGGCAGCTTTATGTTCAGAAATACTTTAAGCCTGAAGCCAAACAGCGCATGCTGACATTGGTCGACAACCTGGAAGCCTCCTACAAAGAGCATATCAAAAACCTCGATTGGATGAGCGAAGACACTAAAAGGAAAGCCCTGACGAAGCTCCTGTCGTTTCGGCGGAAAATCGGCTATCCCGACAAGTGGAAGAACTATGAGGGCGTTGTCATCGACCGCACCGATTATTATGGCAACGTAAAATCGGCTGGCAAATGGTCATACAACTACATGATTAATCGGCTGGGCAAACCCGTTGACAAAACTGAGTGGGGCATGACACCGCCAACGGTAAACGCCTATTATAACCCGGTCAATAACGAGATCGCTTTCCCCGCGGCTATTCTGCAATTCCCATTCTTCGATTTCAACGCCGATGATGCCATTAACTACGGAGGTATTGGTGCTGTAATTGGTCACGAAATGACACACGGGTTCGACGATTCCGGCCGGCAGTACGATGCCGATGGAACCCTTCGTGACTGGTGGACGAAAGCCGATGCCGACAATTTCAAAAAACGGGCTGATCAGGTGAAAGAGCAGTTCTTTGGCTTCAAAGTGCTTGATTCTATAAAAGTGAACGGTCAGTTAACGCTTGGCGAAAATCTGGCCGATCTGGGCGGGCTGGCCATTGCCTATGATGCGTTCAAAAAGACAGCTCAGGGCAAATCAAGTGGCAAGAAAAGCCTGATTGATGGTTTCTCGCCCGACCAGCGGTTCTTTTTGTCATGGGCGCAGGTGTGGCGTATCAACGTTCTACCTGAAACGGAAGCGCAACTCATTATGACCGATCCCCATGCACCGGGCTTATACCGTTGCAACGGTCCGTTGTCCAACATCAATGCCTGGTATCAGGCCTTCAACGTTCAGCCCGGAGATAAGATGTACAAAAAGCCCGAAGACCGGATTAAAGTCTGGTAA
- a CDS encoding thioredoxin family protein, with protein sequence MNRLLLICAAFVLFTITAFRTTLPIEPALNKVRDEPKHIKWLTIQEAYALTQKKPKKFVVDVYTDWCGWCKVMDRETFSKPAIVDYVNQNYYAVRFNAEQTGDVTLGNQTFKYISGGSRGVHELAAALLKNQMSYPTTVFLDEKFNLIQPIPGYLEPRTFHQIITYFGKNYHQKEPFDQYKAGTYKEFQSALTAGR encoded by the coding sequence ATGAACCGTCTGCTTCTCATCTGTGCGGCTTTCGTTTTATTTACGATCACCGCATTTCGAACCACATTGCCCATTGAGCCAGCCCTGAACAAGGTTCGTGACGAACCCAAGCACATTAAATGGCTAACGATTCAGGAAGCGTACGCCCTGACACAGAAGAAGCCGAAAAAGTTTGTTGTCGATGTGTATACAGACTGGTGTGGCTGGTGCAAAGTAATGGACCGCGAAACGTTTTCGAAACCTGCCATCGTCGATTACGTCAACCAAAATTATTACGCTGTTCGGTTTAACGCCGAACAAACAGGTGATGTAACGCTGGGGAACCAGACGTTTAAATACATCAGCGGAGGAAGCCGGGGTGTTCATGAACTGGCCGCAGCGTTACTGAAAAACCAGATGAGCTACCCAACGACGGTATTTTTAGATGAGAAATTTAACCTGATTCAGCCAATTCCTGGTTACTTGGAGCCTCGTACGTTTCACCAGATTATCACGTATTTCGGGAAGAACTATCACCAAAAAGAGCCGTTCGACCAGTATAAAGCCGGTACTTATAAGGAGTTTCAGTCAGCCCTAACGGCGGGTAGATAA
- the mnmD gene encoding tRNA (5-methylaminomethyl-2-thiouridine)(34)-methyltransferase MnmD, whose product MKADIHLMVTADGSHTAVNEAFDKPYHSIHGAYQESQRVYIELGLLPAFEKFPDSQLHIFEMGFGTGLNALLTAREAQANQRPVVYTAIDAYPMSIEQARQLNYDEFFGTAYLPVLHESPWHEPTALNPYFTFIKTEGKLQDLQTTDRFHVIYFDAFAPSTQPELWEPEIFSQLAQFLLPGGMLTTYCSKSYVQRNMRAAGLTVEKHNGPLHKRDILRAVKPGEKVF is encoded by the coding sequence ATGAAAGCAGATATTCACCTGATGGTAACCGCTGATGGTTCGCACACCGCCGTAAACGAAGCGTTTGATAAACCGTATCACTCCATTCATGGTGCCTATCAGGAATCGCAGCGGGTATATATTGAGCTGGGACTACTACCCGCCTTCGAAAAATTTCCTGATTCTCAGCTGCATATTTTCGAAATGGGCTTTGGGACCGGTTTAAACGCCTTGCTGACCGCCCGGGAAGCACAGGCTAACCAGCGGCCTGTAGTTTACACCGCTATTGATGCCTACCCTATGTCAATCGAGCAGGCTCGCCAACTGAATTACGATGAGTTTTTTGGTACAGCTTATCTACCGGTACTCCATGAGTCTCCCTGGCATGAGCCAACTGCCCTGAATCCCTATTTTACATTTATTAAAACCGAAGGGAAGTTACAGGATCTGCAAACCACCGACCGTTTTCACGTCATTTATTTTGATGCGTTTGCGCCATCAACTCAACCTGAACTTTGGGAGCCGGAGATATTTAGTCAACTGGCGCAGTTCTTGCTGCCGGGTGGTATGTTGACCACCTACTGTTCGAAAAGTTACGTACAGCGCAATATGCGGGCTGCTGGTCTGACGGTAGAGAAGCACAATGGCCCGCTTCATAAACGCGATATACTGCGTGCCGTTAAGCCAGGAGAAAAGGTGTTCTAA
- a CDS encoding DUF4293 domain-containing protein, with translation MIQRVQTIFLFLITVAMGIALTNPLWEKAGTKSPEMAHLTALQYTAQQSVATQPGLPAQTLPTTYIDSLWYLALLIALVGLSAFYAIFQYKNRLTQTALCAVNALMLTAIMGIILYQTLYAGKGYGNPADQGTFLTGFYAIIAALVFNALANRFIRRDEKLVRGSDRLR, from the coding sequence ATGATCCAACGCGTTCAAACGATATTTTTGTTTCTTATTACCGTAGCAATGGGCATTGCCCTGACCAATCCTTTATGGGAGAAGGCTGGTACAAAATCGCCGGAAATGGCACATCTCACAGCCTTACAATATACAGCTCAACAATCCGTAGCAACGCAACCGGGGTTACCCGCTCAAACATTGCCAACCACGTACATCGATTCGCTCTGGTATTTGGCGCTGTTGATCGCTCTGGTCGGCTTGTCAGCCTTTTACGCCATTTTCCAGTATAAAAACCGATTGACTCAAACGGCCTTGTGTGCCGTCAACGCCCTTATGCTAACCGCCATTATGGGTATCATTCTTTACCAAACGCTTTATGCGGGTAAAGGGTATGGAAACCCGGCCGATCAGGGTACTTTTCTGACTGGTTTTTATGCCATCATTGCCGCGCTGGTTTTTAACGCTCTCGCCAATCGGTTCATTCGTCGGGATGAAAAATTAGTAAGAGGTTCAGACCGTTTACGGTAG
- a CDS encoding zinc-dependent metalloprotease, producing the protein MRKQVLFFYYLLLTIPCLVSAQPTSGTGTAGSISTFTTGMERNPGFMTYYWDAKKGKVWLEIAAFDTEFLYYPTLAQGVGSNDIGLDRGRLGQEHVVKFQRSGPKVLLIEPNYAYRAITNDPLERKAVEESFAKSVHAGFDIVAEENGRVLVDLTPFLLQDAVGAVQAISRTRQGSFKFDPTRSTLYLARTKAFPQNTEFETIITLTGDNPGAYLREVVPTPSAVTMHQHHSFVQLPVLDGSDKSYKPRVFDPRIGYGGIEYFDYATPVNQPIMKRYISRHRLEKKDPSAAVSEAVKPIVYYIDPGTPEPIRSALMEGTAWWNQAFEAAGYKDAFQVKLLPADADPMDIRYNLVQWVHRSTRGWSYGGSISDPRTGEILKGKVTLGSLRVRQDYLIAQGLIGNFAATGQDSSQTDPMMTMSLERLRQLAAHEVGHTLGLPHNYIASTEGSAPGATERFGRASVMDYPTMVAKIKGASIDLSDAYAKGIGAYDKWSIRYGYEQFPKGTNEKQALDKLVNDMHKAGLTFLTDQDARPEGSSHPRTHLWDNGANAVDELKRVMDVRKIALANFTEKKITVGAPMATLEEVFVPMYMFHRYQVEAAAKVLGGQTYTNALRGDGQAVLATVPAEEQNRALGVLLSTLNPGFLAVPQAVLNLIPPRPFRYDPNPREVFKRHTGITFDPLGPPEAAAGMTLRLMLNPERCARLASQRWIVNGQLPSLDQVIDQLITSTYGSPQSYRQTKKDATYDGAIRRMLHRKVLENLMQLAVDKELDGAVRASAHEGIMRIKSQYAVEPTVRLPTRETLNRETSSGATPDYLYWLIGQYETNPSSIPVMAALAPPDGAPIDPGQEWLSPDCDWK; encoded by the coding sequence ATGCGAAAACAGGTACTCTTTTTTTACTATTTGTTACTCACCATTCCTTGTCTGGTTTCTGCCCAACCAACCAGCGGAACCGGAACAGCTGGCAGCATTTCTACCTTCACCACGGGCATGGAACGCAACCCCGGTTTCATGACCTATTACTGGGACGCAAAAAAAGGGAAAGTATGGCTTGAAATAGCGGCTTTCGATACCGAATTCCTGTATTACCCAACCTTGGCGCAGGGCGTTGGCTCCAACGATATTGGTCTGGATCGAGGCCGACTAGGCCAGGAACACGTGGTGAAGTTTCAGCGGAGTGGTCCAAAAGTTCTGCTAATTGAACCAAACTATGCCTATCGGGCCATTACCAACGACCCACTCGAACGCAAAGCCGTTGAGGAATCCTTTGCCAAATCGGTTCATGCGGGCTTCGACATTGTAGCCGAAGAGAACGGCAGGGTGCTTGTCGATCTGACGCCGTTTCTATTGCAGGACGCAGTCGGGGCCGTACAGGCCATTAGTCGTACCAGACAGGGCTCGTTTAAGTTCGATCCAACCCGGAGCACCCTGTACCTGGCCCGTACCAAAGCGTTCCCGCAGAACACGGAGTTCGAAACGATCATTACCCTCACGGGCGATAATCCGGGAGCTTATCTGCGAGAAGTGGTGCCGACACCTTCAGCCGTTACTATGCACCAGCACCATTCGTTTGTGCAATTACCCGTCCTGGATGGATCGGACAAAAGCTACAAACCACGGGTATTCGACCCACGGATTGGCTACGGCGGTATCGAATATTTCGATTATGCCACGCCCGTAAATCAGCCGATTATGAAACGGTATATTTCGCGGCATCGGCTTGAGAAGAAAGATCCGTCGGCAGCGGTCAGCGAAGCGGTTAAACCCATTGTCTACTATATCGATCCCGGCACGCCTGAACCCATTCGCTCGGCGCTGATGGAAGGTACCGCCTGGTGGAATCAGGCGTTTGAAGCGGCTGGTTATAAAGACGCATTTCAGGTGAAATTGCTTCCAGCCGACGCTGATCCAATGGACATTCGCTACAACCTTGTTCAATGGGTTCATCGCTCTACCCGGGGCTGGTCGTATGGCGGTAGCATCAGTGATCCACGTACGGGGGAAATTCTTAAAGGAAAAGTTACCCTTGGCTCGTTGCGGGTTCGGCAAGACTACCTGATCGCGCAAGGTCTAATTGGCAACTTTGCCGCAACCGGACAGGACTCCTCGCAAACAGATCCCATGATGACGATGTCGCTCGAACGTTTGCGGCAACTGGCGGCTCACGAAGTTGGTCATACCCTTGGTTTGCCGCACAACTACATAGCCAGTACAGAAGGCAGTGCGCCCGGCGCTACTGAGCGCTTTGGCCGGGCATCGGTAATGGACTACCCCACCATGGTCGCCAAAATAAAAGGGGCCAGCATTGACTTATCCGATGCTTACGCTAAAGGCATTGGTGCTTACGATAAGTGGAGCATTCGCTATGGTTACGAGCAGTTTCCTAAAGGCACTAACGAAAAACAGGCGCTGGATAAACTGGTAAACGACATGCACAAGGCCGGCCTCACCTTTCTGACCGATCAGGATGCCCGGCCCGAAGGTTCATCACACCCCAGAACGCACTTATGGGATAACGGGGCAAATGCCGTTGACGAATTGAAGCGGGTTATGGATGTGCGCAAGATAGCCCTGGCGAATTTTACGGAGAAGAAAATTACCGTCGGCGCGCCTATGGCGACCTTAGAGGAAGTATTTGTGCCGATGTACATGTTTCACCGGTATCAGGTTGAAGCAGCCGCTAAAGTATTGGGTGGGCAAACGTATACAAATGCCTTACGAGGAGATGGCCAGGCCGTTCTGGCTACGGTTCCGGCAGAGGAGCAGAACCGAGCACTGGGCGTACTGTTGTCAACCCTTAACCCAGGGTTTCTGGCCGTACCCCAAGCCGTGCTCAACCTGATTCCACCCCGTCCATTTCGGTATGACCCCAATCCGCGGGAGGTCTTTAAACGCCATACAGGCATTACTTTCGATCCTTTAGGCCCACCCGAAGCAGCGGCTGGCATGACACTCAGACTGATGCTGAATCCTGAACGCTGTGCCCGGTTGGCGAGTCAGCGATGGATTGTCAATGGTCAACTGCCGAGTCTGGACCAGGTCATCGATCAGTTGATTACATCGACATACGGCTCTCCGCAAAGCTACCGTCAAACTAAAAAAGACGCCACCTACGACGGAGCGATTCGGCGCATGTTGCATCGTAAAGTATTGGAGAATCTGATGCAATTAGCTGTCGATAAAGAGTTGGATGGTGCTGTTCGGGCATCAGCGCACGAAGGCATCATGCGCATCAAGAGCCAGTATGCTGTAGAACCGACGGTTCGTTTACCAACGAGAGAGACGCTCAATCGGGAAACGTCTTCGGGTGCAACACCTGATTATCTGTATTGGCTGATTGGCCAATACGAAACGAATCCGAGCTCGATTCCGGTAATGGCGGCTCTGGCCCCACCCGATGGCGCACCCATCGACCCTGGTCAGGAATGGCTCTCGCCCGATTGCGATTGGAAGTAA
- the mdh gene encoding malate dehydrogenase — MKVTVVGAGAVGATCADNIARRELAHEVVLLDIKEGISEGKSLDMLQASTLLDCDIKLTGSTNDYEKTAGSDVVVITSGLPRKPGMTREDLIGINAGIVKGVTENILKYSPDAIFIIISNPMDTMTYLALKSSGLPKNRVIGLGGALDSARFKTYLSLALECSPNDLQASVIGGHGDTTMIPLTRLATKAGVPVSQFLDEETLKKVAADTMVGGATLTGLIGTSAWYAPGAAGAYMVEAIVRDQKRIIPSCVLLEGEYGQSDICLGVPVVLGRNGWEEIIDYKLTDEEQAAFNKSADAVRNMNGVLSTLNIGV, encoded by the coding sequence ATGAAAGTTACCGTAGTAGGTGCTGGGGCCGTTGGAGCCACTTGTGCCGACAACATTGCCCGTCGGGAACTCGCCCATGAAGTTGTTCTTTTAGATATCAAAGAGGGTATCAGCGAAGGAAAATCGCTCGACATGCTCCAAGCATCGACATTGCTCGACTGCGACATAAAGCTGACTGGCTCGACCAATGATTATGAGAAAACAGCCGGTTCAGATGTTGTTGTGATTACCTCGGGCTTGCCGCGTAAACCCGGCATGACCCGCGAAGATCTGATTGGTATCAATGCTGGTATTGTAAAAGGGGTAACGGAAAATATTCTGAAATACTCGCCCGACGCGATCTTCATTATCATCTCCAACCCAATGGACACCATGACCTACCTAGCGCTTAAATCGTCGGGATTACCTAAAAATCGGGTTATTGGTTTGGGTGGTGCATTGGACTCCGCTCGTTTCAAAACCTATCTGTCGCTAGCGCTGGAGTGTTCGCCTAATGATTTGCAGGCTTCCGTTATCGGTGGTCATGGCGACACGACCATGATCCCGCTGACACGTTTGGCGACCAAAGCCGGTGTGCCCGTGAGCCAGTTTCTGGATGAAGAAACGCTGAAGAAAGTAGCAGCCGATACAATGGTGGGTGGCGCAACACTAACGGGCCTGATTGGCACATCGGCCTGGTATGCACCCGGCGCTGCCGGTGCCTACATGGTTGAAGCCATCGTGCGCGATCAGAAACGCATTATCCCATCCTGTGTATTGCTGGAAGGTGAATATGGGCAGTCGGACATTTGCCTTGGCGTACCGGTTGTGCTGGGACGCAATGGGTGGGAAGAAATCATCGACTATAAACTAACCGACGAAGAGCAGGCTGCTTTCAATAAATCAGCCGATGCCGTACGGAACATGAACGGTGTATTAAGCACGCTGAACATCGGCGTGTAG
- a CDS encoding YkvA family protein — MANSSLISRILSSIFFKRANVGAVRYARNSRSLFQLVKDALAKSGGLSGNNIAAFREQLGVVTRLIRAYASGEYRQLPWKTLTSIVAVLLYFVNPLDIIPDILPIVGFADDIALVGWLFSSMGSDIEKFRQWEQTTANSTETNAHPPKTIKIG, encoded by the coding sequence ATGGCAAACAGTAGTCTTATTTCGCGTATTTTATCGTCTATTTTCTTTAAACGAGCCAATGTGGGCGCGGTACGCTATGCCCGCAATTCCCGGAGTCTCTTTCAGCTGGTCAAAGACGCGCTGGCCAAAAGCGGTGGTTTGTCGGGCAATAATATTGCGGCATTTAGAGAACAGTTGGGCGTTGTTACCCGGCTGATTAGAGCCTACGCATCGGGCGAGTATCGCCAGTTGCCGTGGAAAACCCTGACCAGCATTGTGGCCGTACTCCTCTATTTTGTCAATCCTTTAGACATTATTCCGGATATCCTGCCGATTGTTGGCTTTGCCGATGACATTGCGCTGGTTGGCTGGCTGTTTAGTTCGATGGGCAGCGACATTGAGAAGTTCCGTCAGTGGGAACAAACAACGGCTAATTCCACAGAAACAAACGCCCACCCACCGAAAACAATCAAGATTGGGTGA
- a CDS encoding Sec-independent protein translocase subunit TatA/TatB, producing the protein MILASILGIMGLGGQEMIFIFLALLLLFGAKKIPELARGLGKGIKEFKDATKDVRENIEEGLKESEK; encoded by the coding sequence ATGATTTTGGCAAGCATTTTAGGAATTATGGGTTTGGGCGGTCAGGAAATGATTTTCATCTTTCTGGCATTGCTCCTGTTGTTCGGCGCAAAAAAGATCCCCGAACTAGCACGGGGACTTGGTAAAGGCATCAAAGAATTCAAAGACGCAACTAAAGACGTTCGCGAAAACATCGAAGAAGGTCTGAAGGAGTCCGAGAAATAG